Part of the Anopheles coluzzii chromosome 3, AcolN3, whole genome shotgun sequence genome is shown below.
AAGGATTACTTCGGGCTGACGTACCACACAGCGAACGATCCGCGCACCTGGCTCGATCTCGAGCGTCCGGTGACGAAGTTTTTCCGCTCCGATCCGTGGGACCTTTCGTTCGAGGTGAAGTTCTACCCGCCGGAGCCGGCCCAGCTGCAGGAGGACATCACGCGCTACCATCTGTGTCTGCAGGTGCGCAACGACATCCTGGAGGGCCGGCTGCCCTGCTCGTTCGTAACACACGCCCTGCTCGGCTCGTACCTGGTGCAGTCCGAGCTGGGCGACTACGATCCGGCCGAGATGAAGGATCGGTCCTATCTGAAGGACTTCAAGATCGCCCCGAACCAGACGCCCGAACTGCTGGACAAGGTGATCGATCTTCACAAGACCCACAAGTATGTATTAGAATGTTGCCGCAGAAGCGGAGGATTGGGAAGAATCTAATGAACGTGTTTATTCTTCCTCTTTCCCAGGAGTCAGACGCCAGCGGAAGCTGAGCTACACTATCTTGAGAATGCGAAAAAGCTCGCCATGTACGGTGTCGATCTGCACCCGGCGAAGGATTCCGAAGGTGTCGACATCATGCTCGGCGTCTGTGCCTCCGGTTTGCTCGTGTACAGAGACAAGTAAGTTGGTCGTTGAGATGATTCGCCATCACATTCAATTGCTAATCGTGCACCTTTGTCGACTTCGTTTGCAGACTTCGTATCAATCGGTTCGCCTGGCCGAAGATCCTGAAGATCTCGTACAAGCGCAACAACTTCTACATCAAAATCCGTCCGGGCGAGTTCGAGCAGTACGAGTCGACGATCGGCTTCAAGCTAGAGAACCACCGGGCGGCGAAAAAGCTGTGGAAGGCGTGCGTGGAGCACCACACCTTCTTCCGGCTGATGACGCCGGAACCGCAGCAAAAGTCGGGGCTGTTCCCGCGCCTTGGCTCGAAGTACCGATACTCGGGCCGCACGCACTACGAAACGCGCAAAACGCCCGTCGAGCGTCCGGCGCCCGATTTCAAGCGCAGCTTGACCGGAAAGCGGCTCTCCAGCCGCAGCATGGATGGTTGGTTGTTGGAGTGACCGAGGAAATGCAATGCAATTAATCATCTGGTTTGTTTTCTAGCACTCGCACAGCAGGAAAAGGAACGTGCGGCTGCCAAGGATGCGGGAAAGGACGCAAACAAACGCCACACGATGTCGCATCCGCCGGATCACATCCCGGATCTGGACTCGCCGACGCGCGGTTCCCGCAGCCCGATCAAGAAGGACAAAAAGGAGCGCGTAAGTGTGAGCCAAGGGAGGCCCTTGAAGCATCTTCACTTTCGGCACTAAACTGTGTACCACATACTAATTAAACTAAAGTTGCGAAATAGTTTCATCGCGCGCGCGTACCCACCCTAGTGATGTTTCGTTGTTACGTATCACCTACCCTCTCCTCTCTGTCTATTTCTCTGTCACTATGTAATTTGGCTCGTTCCAACTTCAATTCCCATGCTCCCCCCTGCGCCCGTTATTTCCCTTGTTTCAACGACACTAGTAGAACTCGTGGCCTTGTTTGGATGTTATTGCAAAATTTTTAGATCCAGCTCACAGTTGCTGCTCTCTATCGCTCTCAGTTGTAATAGAAGACGTTTTTCATTCCTAATTTCCACAACACTCATacatgaaaacacacacagttccTCTGATACGATTTTGTTGAAATGATTCAATCGCGTGTTCGATCCCACACGTTTGCCCTACCATTCCTCCTAGAAAACCGTTCATATTAATCTCACTAATCTAACTAACGATACCGTTTGTTACTTTTCTGAACTAAAATTGATTTCATGAATGCGTTGGGCACCCACTAACAAACCACTAACCGATGCGAAATACGATTAACATATGTGTTTTGGGGTGTGTTGGTTGATCGGTTGTTCGGTTGGGCGGCTTCCGCCTACAGCTGAAGCGTGAGTCCAGCACTGGCACCGCGTCCGCCTCGTCGCAGAGCTCCCTCGAGGGAGAGTACGAAACCACATCGCCAAACGTTGTTCCAGCACAGGTTAATAGCTCCATTGACTTACCAAACATACTCCACTTGGATTCCTTTTTGCCGTATTGTTTACTTAGTTGCGttatttcgtttcgttgtCATATTTCTCAATTTCGCTTCATCGATTGCAATTTTGCAACGTATTGttattatgttttaaatttcatataTTTTCTTCACTAGTTTCTGGTATACTTAAACGTATTGTTTGGCATTTTTGTTTCCTCCAAcatgttttctctctctcttatctACTTGTGTTACAAACACTGATAAAGTtttcaatacattttttacCAATTTCGCAAACAAGTCTCTATTCCGCTGCATTTTGTTGCAAACGTTGTTTGGTTGGTGTTGTTATTTATGGCACAATTTAGTGTAAAAGCTTTAAACATACAATTCTAACTCATATTTAGataaatgtttttctttgaatTATAATGCGCTTTACGGTAGtgttagttttcttttctacaTTTGTTTACTTGATGTTGCACTAATCGCTTTTATCATATTTCTCTATTTACTCAGTTGTGTTTTGCATGATTTCTCTGGCTTTGTATTCTATTCGCTTCCTTTCGctcatttttcctttttttaccaTATTTAAATTACAGAAACCGGCTGGAGGAGTTGCCGTACTGCCAGTTGCCGGCAAGAAGGACAAACCCGAACAAGTTTCCCAGAAAGATGAAGGTCTGAATGGTATGTATTACGGTGCAAAGGTATTCTTGACACATATTTAATAACGAACGTGTTCCTTTTAGGAAACAATGGACAAGCCGAGGCACTGAACTCCTCTGCGGAAGAGGCAACATCTCCCTCCGGCAAACGTAAGGTACGTGGACACTAACTACTTTAAAGAAAACTCTTACCACTCTAGATCTTAAGCACTCGCTGATTGATTGAATCGATCGATACACACCGTTGAACCGTGTTTTGCATCATTATTATGTATCGTAGACAGTTTTTCCATCATCTTCTACTTCAATGTGATTTGATACGATTTCCGACATTATTCAAATCTTTATGGCCCTTTATTCAAAGCGCTCTGTAGTACATTTATTATATCCTttcttttccatcgttttttttttcgaatcaAATGTTTGCTCTCACTGAATAGTAGCGTCGAATGTAatgtttttcccttttttatgcCATTTTTCATATGGCATTTGAGACTGACCTCTTTTGCGTGTTCACGATACGTTCCTCACGTGTGTTTCTCCGTATTTTGTCGGTATTGATGCTGTCTGTGTGTATCTTCACGATAGGTAGAGATTTTGCGTTTTCTTATAGACTGTTAGCGTTAAACTCTTCTCCCATTTGCTGAGCGAAATATCTCCTTTGCGCTATCCTTTCGccccaaaaacatacacaattTCCATAAAGTGATATTAGCCGTTATTAGCCGTTTTTGTGTAccatttgattgattttatttttctcttttatccCCGTTTTGTTTCTCCTTCTCCCATCCATGTTATTACCGTTCTGTTCTCTACTTGCCGTTTTGATCTGACGAACCCTTCCACACATCCCGACATCCTCTTGATCcatatgtgtttgtatgtatctgtttgtgtgtgtatgtgtgtggtcgTCATGTACTTCGTTTGTGTTACGTCCATCCCGCCAACTGTGCTGTACTGCCCGCCCGCCCGTCCGCCTCCATCCGTCCGCGTGTTTGTGGTAACGTCTATCGCTTGTGTAGGGTTTCCTGTTTTCCTCCGGCCGCAAGTCGCCGAAGGACAAGAAAGACGCCGGAAAGGAGCAGCCGGCTAAGCTGATGGCCGCCGCGAACGGTGACGGTGGCAGTGCGGGCAAAAAGGACCCGGCCAAGGAAGCGGTTCAGGCGCGGGCCCAAGATACCGCTACGAACAAGACACCGCAAACGACGCCGGAGAAGCCCGGCTTTACCAAACCGTACGAGTACTCGGAAAGCGAACAGGACCCGGCGACGGCGCACAAAAAGAACGTAAAGACGCGCGGCTTCCGGTACGACGAGGCACCGTTGCGCCCGAACGAGGAAAGCGAAGCGCAGCTCAGCCCGAACTCGCAAAGCCGCCGCGCGACCGGGCTGGCGTTCAACTACGCGCCGGGTGAGGATCAGAAGGTGCGCGAGTCGGTGGAGAAGCGTAAAGCGCCGGGATCGCCGGTAGCTGCCACTGCCACCGCTGCCGGTGTCAAGACCGATCAGCTCTCGCCCAAATCGGCTGCACGTGGACTGCCCGGGGAGAGTGAGGCTGAGAAGGGTGTACGCACCAGCGCTCGATCGTACTCGCCCAACAAGGGTAGACAGGCGGTTGATCCACTCGCTTCTGGGGCCGGCACGTTCCGTCCGTTAGACGACACTAGCAGTGCGTTTATTCAGGGCGAGCaggctggtgctgctgctgcggcagccgctgcagccgccgccgccgctgccgaaCCGGCCAAGAAGAAGGTGAAGATTATGGTGATCATTTCCAAGTTTGATCCCAAAACGAAGAAGGTCGATACGGCGCAGGGTGTGGTGGAGCATTCGACCGGCGTGCTGGACACGAAGACGGGCCAAATTGAGAGCAAGTACGGGCTGATCGATCCGAAGGCCGGCACGGTGGTGAACTTCAACGCTCGCACCGGCCAGAACGAAACGTTCCAGGGCCAGACGGACCCGAAGACGGGCCAGCTGCACATCGTGGGCGGCGTGGTCGACTCGGCTAGCGGCAAGGTAGATGATACGCTCGGCCAGGCCATTATGGTGGTGCCGGACGAGGATTCGGTGGTCGAGATCACGACCATCACCTCCAAGGTGGATCCCAACACGGGCAAAATCGACACAATCAATGGAGAAATTGAGAAGAGTCGCGGTATTCTGAACCACCGTACCGGCATTCTGAGCACCAAGTACGGTGACATTAACCCGCGCACGGGAGAGCTGCGAGCGATCGATCCGAAGACGGGCAAACCATCGCCTGCGGCTGCTGCCGTGCGTCCGGTGACGGTCGATCGTAGCAATGGACAGATTATGGTGGTTGGCGTGACCGACCCGAAGACGAACAAGCTGGACAACAGCCAGGCGCATCTGATCGCGATCGGCAACCAGGTGGATCCGGTGGTGGAGGTAACGTCCGTGCTCGGCAAGCTTGACAAGAAGGGTCTGGTCGATCCGAAAACGATCACGTACGACAAGAGCACGGGTCAGCTGGACACGAAGGACGGCAAAATCAACACCAAGTACGGTCAGCTGGATCTGGTGAAGCAAACGGTCACGTTTGTCGACCCGAAGACGGGCAAGACGGAAACGAAGGAGATCAAGGTGGATCCGGTCAGTGGGCAGGTGTTGCTGAAGAATCAGGTCAACCCGAAGACGGGCAAAACGGACAAAGACTACGGGCGTATCGTGTCGATTCGCATCGTGCACAACCGTATCGATCCGGTGACGGGTAAGCACGTGCCGGCTGCCCCGGTCGAGGACAAAGACATCCGTGTGGATGCCAAAACGAACCAGGTCTGGCTGCCGGATGGTGGTAAGGATCCAAAGACGGGCGAAACGATTTACACTTCGAGCCAGGTCGATCCGAAGACCGGTTTTGTCATCACGATCTACGGCTATCTTAACCCGAAGACGAACGAAATCGAACGACAGGCCAAGATGGACCCGAACATGACGAAGGTGGACCCCACGACGGGTCAGATCTATGCCGCCACCGGCCAGGTCGATGAGGCCACCGGTGAGCCACTGTTCGCCGCGACCCAAATCAACGAAGAGGACGGCGAAATCTACACCAAGGTGGGCCGTATCGATCCGAAATCGGGCCGACTAGTCATCATCAAGATCTTCATCATCACGAAGAAGGACGAGCGGGGCAAACCGGAGGAGCTGGACGTGAGCGCGGTCGATCTGGATCCGGAGACGGGTCACATTCGCAACGTTGCACCGAAGACGCTGTATCTGTACAAGATGCGCGATCCGATCACGGGCGAGACGTACAACGTGGATCCGAACGATCCGCGCATTGCCGGCGCACGAACGACGGTCACGCAAACGATGACGCTGAGCGGTGAGATTGACCCGGCTACCGGGCGCATCAAGTCCGAGTGGGGCCACATCGATCCGAACACGGGCGACATTGATCCAGCGACGGCCATCCGCGATCCGGTCACCGGTAAGCTGATCCTGAACTATGCCGACATTGAACCGAGCCACTTTGGCAAGAATGTAACGGTGACGAAGGAAACGGTACCGATTACGCGCGAGCAGTTCTACGAAGGCATCAAGCACATGGACAGGAAGGCCACGCGCCGGGACTCAGAAAGCTCGGACGACGATATGACCGCCCAGTACGGCAAGGAAAGCATCAAGGAGATCAGCTCGGGTACAGCGGCGGCGGGCAGCAAGttgaatgctgctgctgctgcggctgctgccggCACGCCAACCGTAGTGAAGACGACAACCAAGCAGGTGATCACGAAGAACGAGGATGGCGTTACGCATAacgtggaggaggaggtgcaGAATCTGGGCACCGGACAGATCGTGTACTCCACCCAGGAGCACAAGGTAGTGTAatggtttcgttttcgtttcacGGGTGTGACAGCAGGAGAAGAGtgttgcatcgacagcagcgcgtAACGGTCGTCTATTGGCACTCACACTCTCACTCACACCtcgttggttgtttttttatagttttgttgcgttgttttaatgtgatttttgtgttttggtgttGGCTTGTTTTACTTTGATTTCtaacacatttttacattgcattaATCTGCTTTGGGTATGGTTGTCTGTTGTTTCATGCGTTTTCTAACCGTCGCTCCattgatatgtgtgtgttttcacgTTCGCTTGTCATGTGTTTCGCTTCTATTGCATGATGTTTGTCTGTAGCATGTTCGTCTTTTCTTGTACACTGTTTTCTCTACCATGTTTTCGACTCTTTTtacatttgcatttttattagAGAAAATTGCAGTAGTCCTACGTGTTTTACTTTGTGATTTTCGGGGTATATTTCTTCAACTAGATTGGACATTAATCCTTAAAACAATCGTAGTTTGAGCCTTTCAAAATGTAGTTGATTGGTATGTTGTAATGGACATTAGCTTATTGGTATAAGTAAGTATGAAACGTTTAGATAGTGAGAAGACAAAAATAACCAAATTAACAACATCCG
Proteins encoded:
- the LOC120958834 gene encoding protein 4.1 homolog isoform X1 translates to MPGESTKAAEPAAATSPSTPKKKPTNSKAALAKVTLLDGSILEVTIDRKCRGRDLLNSVCAGLNILEKDYFGLTYHTANDPRTWLDLERPVTKFFRSDPWDLSFEVKFYPPEPAQLQEDITRYHLCLQVRNDILEGRLPCSFVTHALLGSYLVQSELGDYDPAEMKDRSYLKDFKIAPNQTPELLDKVIDLHKTHKSQTPAEAELHYLENAKKLAMYGVDLHPAKDSEGVDIMLGVCASGLLVYRDKLRINRFAWPKILKISYKRNNFYIKIRPGEFEQYESTIGFKLENHRAAKKLWKACVEHHTFFRLMTPEPQQKSGLFPRLGSKYRYSGRTHYETRKTPVERPAPDFKRSLTGKRLSSRSMDALAQQEKERAAAKDAGKDANKRHTMSHPPDHIPDLDSPTRGSRSPIKKDKKERLKRESSTGTASASSQSSLEGEYETTSPNVVPAQKPAGGVAVLPVAGKKDKPEQVSQKDEGLNGNNGQAEALNSSAEEATSPSGKRKGFLFSSGRKSPKDKKDAGKEQPAKLMAAANGDGGSAGKKDPAKEAVQARAQDTATNKTPQTTPEKPGFTKPYEYSESEQDPATAHKKNVKTRGFRYDEAPLRPNEESEAQLSPNSQSRRATGLAFNYAPGEDQKVRESVEKRKAPGSPVAATATAAGVKTDQLSPKSAARGLPGESEAEKGVRTSARSYSPNKGRQAVDPLASGAGTFRPLDDTSSAFIQGEQAGAAAAAAAAAAAAAAEPAKKKVKIMVIISKFDPKTKKVDTAQGVVEHSTGVLDTKTGQIESKYGLIDPKAGTVVNFNARTGQNETFQGQTDPKTGQLHIVGGVVDSASGKVDDTLGQAIMVVPDEDSVVEITTITSKVDPNTGKIDTINGEIEKSRGILNHRTGILSTKYGDINPRTGELRAIDPKTGKPSPAAAAVRPVTVDRSNGQIMVVGVTDPKTNKLDNSQAHLIAIGNQVDPVVEVTSVLGKLDKKGLVDPKTITYDKSTGQLDTKDGKINTKYGQLDLVKQTVTFVDPKTGKTETKEIKVDPVSGQVLLKNQVNPKTGKTDKDYGRIVSIRIVHNRIDPVTGKHVPAAPVEDKDIRVDAKTNQVWLPDGGKDPKTGETIYTSSQVDPKTGFVITIYGYLNPKTNEIERQAKMDPNMTKVDPTTGQIYAATGQVDEATGEPLFAATQINEEDGEIYTKVGRIDPKSGRLVIIKIFIITKKDERGKPEELDVSAVDLDPETGHIRNVAPKTLYLYKMRDPITGETYNVDPNDPRIAGARTTVTQTMTLSGEIDPATGRIKSEWGHIDPNTGDIDPATAIRDPVTGKLILNYADIEPSHFGKNVTVTKETVPITREQFYEGIKHMDRKATRRDSESSDDDMTAQYGKESIKEISSGTAAAGSKLNAAAAAAAAGTPTVVKTTTKQVITKNEDGVTHNVEEEVQNLGTGQIVYSTQEHKADAPTGTDAGKFVTATAVTTRTATTHEDLGTNAKTQQLEEKTVATTTTQHGERQEQRVITQEVKTTATVTSGDQYARRDSVSSSSSGDSGTPIDGPYGDESLSEVIYNKSYTGADNVVGASQIPEGPNVEHRRVVLDDLAEGGTTTHGEIVSSQTVSSKTRTVETITYKTERDGVVETRVEQKITIQSDGDPIDHDKALAEAIQEATAMNPDMTVEKIEIQQQTQ
- the LOC120958834 gene encoding protein 4.1 homolog isoform X2 — its product is MPGESTKAAEPAAATSPSTPKKKPTNSKAALAKVTLLDGSILEVTIDRKCRGRDLLNSVCAGLNILEKDYFGLTYHTANDPRTWLDLERPVTKFFRSDPWDLSFEVKFYPPEPAQLQEDITRYHLCLQVRNDILEGRLPCSFVTHALLGSYLVQSELGDYDPAEMKDRSYLKDFKIAPNQTPELLDKVIDLHKTHKSQTPAEAELHYLENAKKLAMYGVDLHPAKDSEGVDIMLGVCASGLLVYRDKLRINRFAWPKILKISYKRNNFYIKIRPGEFEQYESTIGFKLENHRAAKKLWKACVEHHTFFRLMTPEPQQKSGLFPRLGSKYRYSGRTHYETRKTPVERPAPDFKRSLTGKRLSSRSMDALAQQEKERAAAKDAGKDANKRHTMSHPPDHIPDLDSPTRGSRSPIKKDKKERKPAGGVAVLPVAGKKDKPEQVSQKDEGLNGNNGQAEALNSSAEEATSPSGKRKGFLFSSGRKSPKDKKDAGKEQPAKLMAAANGDGGSAGKKDPAKEAVQARAQDTATNKTPQTTPEKPGFTKPYEYSESEQDPATAHKKNVKTRGFRYDEAPLRPNEESEAQLSPNSQSRRATGLAFNYAPGEDQKVRESVEKRKAPGSPVAATATAAGVKTDQLSPKSAARGLPGESEAEKGVRTSARSYSPNKGRQAVDPLASGAGTFRPLDDTSSAFIQGEQAGAAAAAAAAAAAAAAEPAKKKVKIMVIISKFDPKTKKVDTAQGVVEHSTGVLDTKTGQIESKYGLIDPKAGTVVNFNARTGQNETFQGQTDPKTGQLHIVGGVVDSASGKVDDTLGQAIMVVPDEDSVVEITTITSKVDPNTGKIDTINGEIEKSRGILNHRTGILSTKYGDINPRTGELRAIDPKTGKPSPAAAAVRPVTVDRSNGQIMVVGVTDPKTNKLDNSQAHLIAIGNQVDPVVEVTSVLGKLDKKGLVDPKTITYDKSTGQLDTKDGKINTKYGQLDLVKQTVTFVDPKTGKTETKEIKVDPVSGQVLLKNQVNPKTGKTDKDYGRIVSIRIVHNRIDPVTGKHVPAAPVEDKDIRVDAKTNQVWLPDGGKDPKTGETIYTSSQVDPKTGFVITIYGYLNPKTNEIERQAKMDPNMTKVDPTTGQIYAATGQVDEATGEPLFAATQINEEDGEIYTKVGRIDPKSGRLVIIKIFIITKKDERGKPEELDVSAVDLDPETGHIRNVAPKTLYLYKMRDPITGETYNVDPNDPRIAGARTTVTQTMTLSGEIDPATGRIKSEWGHIDPNTGDIDPATAIRDPVTGKLILNYADIEPSHFGKNVTVTKETVPITREQFYEGIKHMDRKATRRDSESSDDDMTAQYGKESIKEISSGTAAAGSKLNAAAAAAAAGTPTVVKTTTKQVITKNEDGVTHNVEEEVQNLGTGQIVYSTQEHKADAPTGTDAGKFVTATAVTTRTATTHEDLGTNAKTQQLEEKTVATTTTQHGERQEQRVITQEVKTTATVTSGDQYARRDSVSSSSSGDSGTPIDGPYGDESLSEVIYNKSYTGADNVVGASQIPEGPNVEHRRVVLDDLAEGGTTTHGEIVSSQTVSSKTRTVETITYKTERDGVVETRVEQKITIQSDGDPIDHDKALAEAIQEATAMNPDMTVEKIEIQQQTQ